The window GCAGTGACATCGGGCTGTCCATTCCAGAGGATCTCTCCATTATTGGACAGGATAATTCGTATATTGCCCAGAAAAATGCCCATGTGAAGCTGACAACATTGACCCACCCTCAGGAGCAAATGGGCCGGGATGCGGCAGACTGGATGATTAAAAAAGTTCAAGGAAAAAAGAATCTCCCTCATCAAACCTTTTACGAACCTGAATTGGTTCCAGGTGAAACGATCAAACATATGAATGCAAGAAAAAAATGAGCCCTTTTTGGAGGAGGCTCATTTTTTATATGATTAGATCTCTTCTTTAGGGGCAGGCACTGCGCATACGCCGTCTGCACATGCTGCTTCAAATGAATTGGCAGCCGCTTTCTCAGCTTGAGCTGCTTCTTCTGTCCAAGCCGTTTCAAGTGCACGAAGGAAGGTATCGGGTGGCTGTGCACCTGCCACTGAATATTTGCCATTCAATAAGAAGAAAGGAACAGCAGAAATACCAAGCTGTCTCGCCTCTTTTTCGTCCTCTCGTACATGATCTGCAAACTCTTCGCCGCCTAGAACTTGCTGCACTTCCTTCAAATCAAGACCTGCTTTTTCTGCAATATCTAAAAGGGTTTGACGATCACCAACATGCTTTCCATCTGTAAAATATGCTTGAAACAGCTCTCCCATGACGAAATCGCCTTTGCCCATTTGACCAGCATATTGCGCCAATCGATGGGCATCAAAGGTGTTTGTCAACACGAGTGGATCAAATTGAAAATCGATTCCCTTCTCTTTGCCGGCCTGCTTCACCTGCTCATTCATCGCCATGGCCTGGCTGCGGCTCATCCCATATTTTTTGACGAGCATATCATGGACATCATAATCGACATCAACGGGTGCATGTGGATCAAGCTCAAAGCTTTTAAACTCGATTTCTACCTGTTCCTTTTGAGGGAATTGTTCAAGCGCTGTTTCTAGTTGTTTTTTTCCTATATAACAAAAAGGACAGGCGATATCTGACCAGATTTGTACTTTCATCTTCATCTTCCTTCCGAGCTTACGCTTTTTCTTTAACGATGTAACAATTATAGTTACATCCAATCGATGATGTCAAGATTCTGCTCTTGATTTAGATAAAAAAAGCCTCTCCTTCTAAGAAAGGAAAGGCTTTGAAAATATCTATTCTAAATTTGCATGGTGACCGTACATTGTATGTGTGTCGAGCTCTTTTATTTCCATTAAACGCAAAATGACCGCATCGTATGTCAGAAGAAGCGATTGCTCAAATAGCGAGCCCATTGGCTGAATGGTATGATGGCTTCCTTCCTTTTGATCCTTCGGCGCACCTGACAGTAAAATGACTTCATCCGATAGATCAGCTAGAGGTGAGTCAACTGAAAGCGTGAATGCTGCCACTTTTCCGCCAATTGCTTTTGCCTTTTTTGCAAGGATTAGCAATGTCTCTGTTCGACCAGAGCCGCTCCCAACAATCAAGAGATCTTCTTCTGTAAAGGAAGGAGTATTGGTCTCACCGATTACATAAGCCTTGACGCCAATATGTGTGAGTCTCATGGCAAATGATTTTCCCATCAAACCAGATCTGCCAGCCCCTGCCACAAAGACCTTTCTTGCAGCTAAAATACTTGAGACAAGCCGCTCCGCTTGTTCGTCTTGAATAGCGGGGGAATGCTCAGAAAGCTCATTCAAAATGGCTTTCACATAGTCACTGGTCTTCATGATTGTGCGATCAGCTGCTTCATTTGTGCAGCCACTTCTGCTTTATTGTCCTGGCTTGCGATACCGCCGCCGACAATGATCAAATCAGGATTTAACTTCACGACTTCAGGTAACGTATCAAGCTTAATTCCGCCTGCAATGGCTGTTTTCGCTTGTTTGACGACTTGTTTAATGGTCATAAGGTCAGCAAATGAGTTTTGACCAACCGCTTGCAGGTCATAGCCTGTGTGCACACAAATATAATCGACTCCAAGCTCATCCAGCTCTTTTGCCCGGCCAGCGATATCTTTGATACCAATCATATCAACTAAAATTTGTTTCCCTCTTGCTTTCGCTTCTTTCACCGCTCCTTGAATGGACATATCTTCTGCCGCTGCAAGAATGGTGACGATATCCGCTCCAGCTTCAGATGCCTGCTGCACTTCATAACCGGCCGCATCCATAATTTTCAGATCAGCGAGTACACGTAAATTCGGAAATGCCTGTTTGACTTCTTTTACAGCACGCAAGCCTTCATTGATCACAACAGGTGTCCCAATTTCAACCACATCAATAAATGCTTCTACTTCTTTGATCAGCTCAATCGCTTCTGGTATATTCACTAAATCTAATGCTAATTGTAATTTCATTCACTTTCACTCCCGTTTTTTCATCTCATCTTCAAGAGCTTCGCGGATGGTGCTTCTTG is drawn from Bacillus pumilus and contains these coding sequences:
- a CDS encoding DsbA family oxidoreductase, translating into MKVQIWSDIACPFCYIGKKQLETALEQFPQKEQVEIEFKSFELDPHAPVDVDYDVHDMLVKKYGMSRSQAMAMNEQVKQAGKEKGIDFQFDPLVLTNTFDAHRLAQYAGQMGKGDFVMGELFQAYFTDGKHVGDRQTLLDIAEKAGLDLKEVQQVLGGEEFADHVREDEKEARQLGISAVPFFLLNGKYSVAGAQPPDTFLRALETAWTEEAAQAEKAAANSFEAACADGVCAVPAPKEEI
- the hxlB gene encoding 6-phospho-3-hexuloisomerase, translating into MKTSDYVKAILNELSEHSPAIQDEQAERLVSSILAARKVFVAGAGRSGLMGKSFAMRLTHIGVKAYVIGETNTPSFTEEDLLIVGSGSGRTETLLILAKKAKAIGGKVAAFTLSVDSPLADLSDEVILLSGAPKDQKEGSHHTIQPMGSLFEQSLLLTYDAVILRLMEIKELDTHTMYGHHANLE
- the hxlA gene encoding 3-hexulose-6-phosphate synthase, which translates into the protein MKLQLALDLVNIPEAIELIKEVEAFIDVVEIGTPVVINEGLRAVKEVKQAFPNLRVLADLKIMDAAGYEVQQASEAGADIVTILAAAEDMSIQGAVKEAKARGKQILVDMIGIKDIAGRAKELDELGVDYICVHTGYDLQAVGQNSFADLMTIKQVVKQAKTAIAGGIKLDTLPEVVKLNPDLIIVGGGIASQDNKAEVAAQMKQLIAQS